The Neovison vison isolate M4711 chromosome 10, ASM_NN_V1, whole genome shotgun sequence genome has a segment encoding these proteins:
- the VSIG8 gene encoding V-set and immunoglobulin domain-containing protein 8 yields MGVRRALHLLLVCLSPALLSAVRINGDGQEVLYLAEGDNVRLGCPYILDPEDYGPNGLDIEWMQLNSDPSHRENVFLSYQDKRINHGNLPHLQQRVRFAASDPSQYDASINLMNLQVSDTATYECRVKKTTMASRKVIVTVQARPAVPMCWSEGHMTHGNDVVLKCFANGGTPPLSYKWAKISGHTHPYRAGSYHSQHSFHSELSYQESFHSNLNQGLNNGDLLLKDISREDDGLYQCTVANHVGYSVCVVEVKVSDSRRIGMIIGAVLGSLLMLACLMVGIWGLICCCCGGPGAGGARGAFGYGNGVGGGVGGGGACGDLASEIREDAEAPGCKASGRGRSVTHLLGYPTQTVSRSLRRKYAPPPCGGPEDVALAPCAAAAGPCEAGPSPVYVKVKSAEPADCAEGPRQRTDGLLV; encoded by the exons ATGGGAGTTCGAAGAGCACTCCACCTTCTGCTCGTGTGCCTGAGCCCAG cgctGCTGAGTGCTGTGCGGATCAACGGGGATGGCCAGGAGGTCCTGTACCTGGCGGAAGGTGATAACGTGAGACTGGGCTGCCCCTACATCCTGGACCCTGAGGACTATGGCCCCAACGGACTGGACATCGAGTGGATGCAGCTCAATTCAGACCCCTCCCATCGGGAGAATGTC TTCCTGAGCTACCAGGACAAGAGGATCAATCACGGAAACCTCCCCCACCTGCAGCAGAGGGTCCGCTTCGCCGCCTCGGACCCCAGCCAGTACGATGCCTCCATCAACCTCATGAACCTGCAGGTGTCGGACACGGCCACTTACGAGTGCAGGGTGAAGAAGACCACCATGGCCAGCCGGAAGGTCATCGTCACTGTCCAAG CGCGGCCCGCGGTGCCCATGTGCTGGTCCGAGGGCCACATGACCCACGGCAACGACGTGGTGCTGAAGTGTTTTGCCAACGGCGGCACCCCGCCGCTCTCCTACAAGTGGGCCAAGATCAGCGGGCACACCCACCCCTACCGCGCCGGCTCCTACCACTCCCAGCACAGCTTCCACTCCGAGCTCTCCTACCAGGAGTCCTTCCACAGCAACCTGAACCAAG GCCTGAACAACGGTGACCTGCTTCTGAAGGACATCTCCCGCGAGGATGACGGGCTCTACCAGTGTACAGTGGCCAACCACGTGGGCTACAGTGTGTGCGTGGTGGAGGTGAAGGTCTCAG ACTCCCGGCGCATAGGCATGATCATAGGCGCagtgctgggctctctgctcatgctgGCCTGTCTGATGGTGGGCATCTGGGGGCTCATCTGCTGCTGCTGCGGGGGCCCCGGGGCCGGCGGCGCCCGCGGTGCCTTCGGCTACGGCAACGGCGTTGGCGGCGGGGTCGGCGGCGGCGGGGCCTGCGGCGACTTGGCTAGTGAGATCAG AGAGGACGCCGAGGCGCCCGGGTGCAAGGCCAGCGGGCGCGGCCGCAGCGTCACCCACCTGCTGGGGTACCCGACGCAGACCGTCAGCCGCTCCCTGCGCCGCAAGTACGCGCCCCCGCCCTGCGGCGGCCCCGAGGATGTGGCCCTGGCGccctgcgccgccgccgccggcccctgCGAAGCGGGCCCCTCCCCGGTCTACGTCAAGGTCAAGAGCGCCGAGCCCGCCGACTGCGCCGAGGGGCCGCGGCAGCGCACCGACGGCCTCCTGGTGTGA